A region of the Chlamydia felis Fe/C-56 genome:
GTTGATCAGAAATAGATAGCTGTTGTTTCCACGATGAGCAATATTGGAAGTTCGAAATTGTCTTTACTAGGGGATGCCCTAGATAGATTGTTTTTAAAGGAGAGTTTATGAAAAGATCTTTTTCAAATGGAAGAATTAGTAAAAGTGTATCTAGGTATTTCTCTAAGATCTTTTTTCTTTTAGGTCTCCAAGCCCAAATGCTCGGACAGACATAGTGTATAATCTTTCCTTTATACCCACATTTTCTTAGTTTCTTAATAAGGAAAAAATGAAAGTCTGGAAAATCAATGCAAAAGACTGTTTCAGGATTTTCTTGAAGAATAGCTTTATATAGTCTTCGATATTTCTTAAATAATCCAAAAATCGAAAAAAAGACTTCCAAAAATCCTGATACTTGGAACTCTTCCATGTGAATGAGGGGCTCAAAACCCTCTTTACGCATCAAGGGGCCTCCCACACCAAAACAACGTATAGTAGGATCACAAGTTTTGATATTGTGAAGAAGATCGCTTCCTAAAATATCCCCGCTAGGCTCCCCGGCAGACAGGAAATAACTGTGGTTATGGAACTCTGGTAATCGTGATTTCTTATATATAATGAGTAGATTTGCTAAAGAAGGAAGCAGCCCACAACCATAGCTAATGATGTTTACAGGATCTCCTGTGCGGATGAAATAGAGAAACGCAAGAAAACCACCGATAAAACTTACCAGCCAAAATAACGCTGGTAAGGTAGAGCGGTTATTTATTTCTAAGTGACACCATTGAATAAAAAACCGAGAGGAAAAAGTAAATAATCCTATACAACCAGCGATGTGCCAATAGATATTCGGTGGAGGTAAAGGAAGATGGAAGATATTAGGACTGGCCATCCATTGCATATTTGGATAGTAATAGCTCCCTAAAACAAAAGGTAGTGTTGTAAGTAATAATGTTACAACAAGGATGAACAGTGTTGCTCTTAAAGAGAGACTGTGAGAGGAGGATACATTGAGATTCCTAAAATAAATTACAAGATTAGCTCCATGAAGAAGCGCTATAGGGAACTGACTTTGGATAAAGCCGTGAGCGATCATCATTACCGCCCCTATAGAGGATAAAATCCAAAAAGATTTAGGAACGCACGCCTTTTTCCGTCTTTCACTTAAAAACCACTGAATAGTAAACGCACTGCCAAAAAATAAGTTGGCAATTAATCCTATAGGATACAGTACGTGAACCAGGTGAAGAGGAAGCATGGCAAGTTTAAACTCAAGAAGGAAGTTCCTTTTTATGTAAAGCTTGGTAATAGCGCATCCAAGCTGCAAGTACTTTATCTAGTTTAGGGTAAACTAGGCTACGAATTTCTAAAAGAGAAAGAGCTTCTGAGAAACGTATGTGGTGTAAGAGCTTGCGGTTAAAGAAGTGCGTTTTTTTTGTAGGCACTAAAGGAGTTAACCGGTACTGCATCTGCAAAATAAGCGCAGTTAAAATAAAATTCTTTTTAGAGCAGCTGGTGAATGAATCAGCAAAGAATTTTCCCAAAAAGTTTTTAATATAGTCGAAAACAGAAGTTAAAGATAAATTCGGATGTTTCTTCTGCTTGTAACGTACATTAAAATTCACAATGGGGAACAAAAGTACAGCCATGAGTTGATGACGATCGTAATTGTATTTTTTTTGCGAAATGTTCTTATCTAAAACATCCAAACAAGCAAAGGTCTGCTCCTCCAGAGTCTTGTTCAAACGAAAAACTTTATCCATATAA
Encoded here:
- the lpxB gene encoding lipid-A-disaccharide synthase; this encodes MLPLHLVHVLYPIGLIANLFFGSAFTIQWFLSERRKKACVPKSFWILSSIGAVMMIAHGFIQSQFPIALLHGANLVIYFRNLNVSSSHSLSLRATLFILVVTLLLTTLPFVLGSYYYPNMQWMASPNIFHLPLPPPNIYWHIAGCIGLFTFSSRFFIQWCHLEINNRSTLPALFWLVSFIGGFLAFLYFIRTGDPVNIISYGCGLLPSLANLLIIYKKSRLPEFHNHSYFLSAGEPSGDILGSDLLHNIKTCDPTIRCFGVGGPLMRKEGFEPLIHMEEFQVSGFLEVFFSIFGLFKKYRRLYKAILQENPETVFCIDFPDFHFFLIKKLRKCGYKGKIIHYVCPSIWAWRPKRKKILEKYLDTLLLILPFEKDLFINSPLKTIYLGHPLVKTISNFQYCSSWKQQLSISDQPIVALFPGSRPGDIFRNLQVQIRAFLASSLAQSHQILVSSCNPKYDKNILDVLEKEGCRGKIISSTFRYQLMRDCDCALAKCGTIVLEAALNQTPTIVTCLLGPIDTFLAKYIFKILMPAYSLPNIITGSIIFPEFIGGKHDFNPEEVAAAIDILAKPKSKEKQKLACQQLLDTLMTNVVTPEECLRIICSQNSHLHLEKGILKNLHPRDSSV